Genomic segment of Paenibacillus sp. FSL R5-0912:
TCAATTACAATAGTGTAATGGATGTGATTCCGTTGTCATTTAGTATGACCGGATACGGTCAGTCATCCCTGCAATTCGGTGGACACAAGATTAGTTTCGAAGTCAAATCGGTGAATAACCGTTACTGCGAAGTTGTGCTGCGGATGCCCCGGGATTGGACGGGTTATGAGGATATGGTGCGGCGGCTGGTTCAAGCCCATATCAAACGGGGACGGGTAGATGTCATCATTAATAGGGAACTCACTGAGGGTGCGGCTGACGCGCATGCGCTGAACCGTACTCTGGTGAAGTCCTATCTGGACGCAGCAGGGGCCTTAAGACAGGAGTATGGATTCCAGGGAGAGTTGACTCTCCGTGATATACTTTCTATGCCCGGTGTTATGGAATTCAATGAAGAGATTCCAACTACTGCTGCGGATCCTACTGAAGAAGTTGCAGAGCTCCTCGAGAAGGGGCTCCGCCTTAGTCTGGAGGCCCTGCTGGAGATGCGTGCCCGCGAGGGCGGGTATCTGGCTGCTGATCTGTCACGCCGGCTTGACCGACTGGAGAAGCTGCATGCCGGGATAACCGGGCTTGCGCCTCTGGTTGTGCATGAATACCGCGAGAAGCTGCGGCAGCGGCTCAGCGGACTGAATGACGGGAACTTCCCATGGGATGAGCATAAATTCGGCATGGACATTGCTATTTTCGCCGACCGCTGCAGTATAGATGAGGAGCTTACCCGGCTGTACAGTCATTTCGGGCAATGCAGGGCTTTGCTGCTTGGCAGTGAACCTGCAGGACGCAAACTTGATTTTCTCATTCAGGAGATGAACAGGGAGACCAACACCATCGGGTCCAAGTGCAATCATCTGGACATCGTGAATCTCACGCTTGACATGAAAGCGGAGCTTGAGAAGATACGCGAGCAAGCGGCGAATTTAGAATAACAGGACCTGAAACAAGCAAAGATGTAACTTATGGGGGGAACAACCGGAACATGGCAATCAAATTAATCAACATCGGCTTTGGGAATATCGTGTCGGCCAACCGCATTATTTCCATTGTCAGCCCGGAATCTGCACCGATCAAACGAATTATTCAGGAGGCCAGAGACCGGCATATGCTGATCGACGCCACCTACGGAAGACGGACGCGGGCCGTCATCATTACAGACAGCGACCACGTCATTCTCTCGGCCGTTCAGCCGGAGACCGTTGCTCACCGCCTATCCAGCAAAGATGACGATAACGACGAATAACAACAAATGGAGTGTACTATGTCAAAAGGATTGCTGATCATATTATCCGGCCCTTCCGGCGTCGGCAAAGGTACGGTATGCACTGCGCTGCGGCCGAAGATGCCTGAACTCGTCTATTCCGTTTCCGCCACCACGCGTTCACCGCGTGCAGGTGAAGAGAACGGCGTCAATTATTTTTTCAAATCCAGAGAGCAGTTTGCGGACATGATTGAAGGTGACCAGCTGCTCGAATATGCGGAGTACGTAGGCAATTATTACGGTACTCCGCGTGACTTTGTGGAGAGAACACTCGAGAGCGGAAGAGATATTATTCTGGAAATCGAGGTTCAGGGAGCTCTCAAAGTCAAAGACAAATTCCCGGAAGGCATCTTTGTCTTCCTTCTTCCTCCGTCGATGGACGAGTTGAAGGACCGTATCCGCGGACGCGGTACGGAGCATCCTGATGTGATTAATCACCGCATGTCTGTTGCAGAGGATGAGATCGGCCTGATCCGGCATTATGATTACGCAGTAGTGAATGACGAGATCGATCTGGCCTGCAAGCGAATAGAAAGCATTATTATCGCCGAACATTGTAAGGTGAGATGACAGGCTCTACAGGATTGGTTCATATTTACAGTAAAAGATGAAGAGGTGTCTTACATGCTATATCCATCCATTGACGAACTGGTGACCAAGGTCGACAGCAAGTATTCCCTGGTTGTCGCTTCAGCCCGCCGGGCTAGAGCACTCCGTGAAGGCGGAAAGACTGATATCAAGAACCCGAGATCGCACAAGTATGTTGGTGTTGCGCTTGAAGAGATCTATGAAGACCGCATTATCGTAACCCGCGGCGACGAAGAATAGTCTCAAGGTTCCGGCTCAAGGCTCACAGCAGAAACGGAAACCATCCCGCTTAGGGATGGCGCAGCCGTTTCTTCTTGAGTTAAGCCAGTTAAGCTGCACAATGAAATAGATAATGGCCCGCACCGGGCTGTTCCTGACAACCGGAAGGTTGTTATTTTTTTCTCTATTTATAAGGGAATTTAGTTCCTTTATTCAAAAAACTAAATGAAATCTATACAGCTTCCTTTTGACGTAAATATGAAGATTTTCATTTCTTCTTTTCATAGCGGCATATACAATGGGCACAGATTGAGGTACAGGGGGGAGATCAGTTTGAAGAGTTTACAAGGAAAGTCGATTATACTCGGAATTACAGGAGGCATTGCTGCCTATAAGGCGGCGGCCCTCACCAGCAAGCTTACCCAGCAAGGCGCCGAGGTTCATGTTATTATGACTGCTTCGGCAAAGCAGTTCATTACGGAGCTGACACTGCAGTCATTGTCCAAGCAGAGGGTATACAGCGATACTTTTCAGGAACGCGACCCGTCCTCCATCTCACATATTGATCTGGCGGATTCGGCCGATCTGGTCTTGATCGCACCGGCTACCGCAAATATTATTGCCAAAATGGCGCACGGGCTGGCAGATGATATGCTGTCTACTACACTTCTTGCCGCTACAGCTCCTGTAATGGTGGCCCCTGCGATGAATGTTCACATGTATCAGCATCCGGCGGTACTCAGCAATATCGATACACTATACAACCGGGGGGTACACTTTATTGAACCGGGCGAAGGACTGCTGGCCTGCGGTTACGTGGGCAAAGGGCGGATGGAAGAGCCGGAAGCGATCGTGAAGGTTGTGGAGAACTTCTTTGCGCTGCAGAACGACAAGAAATCCGGCCCGCTCGCTGGTAAAAAGGTAGTTGTTACCGCTGGCGGTACGGTTGAACGTATCGATCCTGTCCGGTACATTTCCAATGATTCCTCCGGAAAAATGGGCTTCGCGCTGGCGCGGGCAGCACGCGCCATGGGGGCAGAGGTCACCTTGATCGCCGCGCGTACGGATGAAGCGCCGCCGCGAGATGCCGATATCCGGCTGGTCCGCGTGGAATCGGCGCAGGATATGTATGAAGCGGTCACGGAACGCTGGGCCGATTGCGACATTCTCATTAAAGCGGCTGCTGTCGCAGATTACCGCCCGAGACACAGCGCGGAGTCCAAGATCAAAAAGAGTGGTGACACCATGACCCTTGAACTGGTGAAGACTACGGATATTCTGGAGAGTCTCGGCAAAATGAAGGATAAGCAGTTCCTGATCGGGTTTGCCGCCGAAACCGGGAATGCGGAATACTACGCCAAAGACAAGCTGGTGCGCAAGAATCTTGATCTGATCGTAGCCAACGATGTTGCAGTGGAAGGTGCCGGATTCGGCACAGATACCAATATTGTGTCAGTCTATGATGCAGACGGTCTGGTTCTGGATCTTCCCTTAGCCTCCAAGGATGAGGTAGCGCGCCGGGTGCTGCAGCTCGCTGCTGAGCGTGTTGCCGGAGCCTTGTTATAATGGATATTGCCAAGGTCATAGTCGATGTTCCTGTGCGCAGCACCGACCGGCCGTTTGATTATTTGATTCCCGATTCACTGAAGCTTTGGATTGAAGTAGGCAGCAGAGTGGCAGTTCCGTTTGGACCCCGGACCGTTCAGGGCTTTGTTGTATCCCTGGAGTCGGGAGAGACCGGCAGTGTATCAAGAATGAAGCCGATTGTGGAAGTGCTCGATCTGCTGCCTCCGCTGTCGCCGGAGCTGGTTGAGCTGGGCGACTGGATAAGTCAAAGATATGCTTGCAGACGGATCTCCGCACTGCAGGCTATGCTTCCGACTGCCTTGAAGGGAAAAGCCGAGCGGCTGATCTCACTGGGTGATACAGAGGCAGCAGCCTATACTCCCGGAGATGAGCTGTTTCCGCTTTTCCTGGAGGCAGACAACGAAGAGCAGGAGATTACTGACTTCGTCAGACGTCACGGGGAAGTATCCATGAAGCTGCTGACCCGTACCTTCCCGGAGGCTGCTGAGACTGTAAAGTTCATGGTGCGGCGCGGGGTGCTGGCGGAGAGCCAGTCGATCAAGGACAAGATGGGCAAGAAGAAGCTGAAGGCGGTTGATTTGGCCATAGGCCTCTCGGCAGCACGCGAATCCCTGTCCGGCTTCCCGGCACGTTCGGCGCGCCAGAAGGAAATTCTGTCTTTCCTGATCGATATGGAGGCAACACTTCCCATGCCGCTCAAGGATGTGCTATCGGTTCTTCAGGTAACGGCCGGCACGGTTAAGGCTCTGGAGGACAAAGGGTATATTGAGATTAGTGAAATTGAAGTATACCGCGACCCCTATCAGGGACGCGATTTCAAGCCGAGCACACCCTTGCCGCTGACAGCGGAGCAAGAGGTTGTCTATAAGCGGATTGTGGGAACTGTTGAGCAGCAAACGCATGAAGTCTTCTTGTTGCATGGGGTAACGGGCAGCGGGAAGACGGAGATTTATCTGCAGTGCATTCAGCGCTGTGTGGAGCAAGGGCGTCAGGCTGTAGTGCTGGTGCCGGAAATTGCCCTGACTCCACAGATGGTTGAACGGTTCAAAGGCCGGTTCGGCAGCGGGGTGGCGGTAATGCACAGCCGGCTGTCTGTCGGCGAACGCTACGACGAATGGCGCAAGATCCGTGAGGGTAAAGCGATGGTTGCTGTCGGCGCACGCTCGGCAGTGTTTGCTCCGTTCGCCAATCTGGGCCTCATAATCATGGATGAAGAGCATGAAGGCTCTTATAAGCAGGAAGAAAATCCGAAATATCATGCCCGTGATGTCGCGGTCCGCCGGGCACAGCAGGGCGGGGCAGTAGTGATTCTGGGCTCGGCTACGCCTTCGCTGGAGAGCTATCACGCAGCCAGATCACAGAGCGACATTCATTTCTCGCCTATCCTGCTGGAGATGCCCAGCCGGGCACTCGGCAACGAGCTGCCCAAGGTGGCGGTGGTCGACATGCGGGACGAGCTGAAGGAAGGCAACCGCTCGATGTTCAGCCGCAGGCTGCATGCTGCGCTGGTGAGTAGGCTGGAACGCGGGGAGCAGACGGTGCTTCTATTGAACCGCAGAGGGTTCTCAACCTTCGTCATGTGCCGGAGCTGCGGATATGTCGCCGGTTGTCCGGAATGCGACATCTCGCTGACTTATCATAGCCGCAGTGACAATCTGCGTTGCCACTACTGCGGCCATGCCGAGCCGGCACCCAAGCTGTGTCCCGAATGCGGCAGCGAGCATATCCGCTTCTTCGGGACAGGGACCCAGCGGGTTGAAGAGGAGCTGGGCAAGCTGTTTCCGGGTATCCGCGTCATCCGCATGGATGTGGATACAACCACAGAGAAGGGTTCACATGAGAAGCTGCTCAACCAGTTCAGGGATAAGAAGGCCGATGTCCTGCTGGGAACGCAGATGGTGGCTAAGGGACTAGACTTCCCCGATGTTACACTGGTCGGTGTAATCACTGCGGACTCGGCGCTGAACCTGCCGGATTTCCGGGCGGCCGAGAAGACCTTCCAGCTGCTCACACAGGTTGCCGGAAGAGCGGGCAGACATCAGCTCCCCGGTGAAGTGGTGGTGCAGTCTTATACACCGGAGCATTATTCGATTATACATGCCAGCGGTCATGACTACAGGTCGTTCGTGCGGGATGAGCTGAAGCACCGCAAGGAGCTGCATTATCCGCCGTATTGCCGGCTGATTCTGGTTACGCTATCGCATGAGCAGCTTCCGCTGCTGCTGAAGCTGGCGGAGAATTATGCCCTGAATATCCAGGGCAAAGCAAGGCAGCTGCGCTGGTATGGAAGCCTGGACAAGCTCTCCTCGGATGCACTGGATCTGCTGGGTCCGGTAGCGTCACCCTTGCCGCGGCTCAAAGGCCGTTACAGATTCCAGTGTATTATCAAATGGCGCGGTGCGATTGATGCGATCGGACTGGCCCGTCAGGTGGCCGAGGAGCTGGAGGACTCTGTCCGTGACAAAGGACTGCAGATCAGCATTGATGTGGACCCGCAGATGTTGATGTAATCTCCCGGCGTGTTACAATGGGTAAGGTGTTTTACTATGAAATGAAAGAATGATTTCATTTTATATACTATAGACATGTTCAGAACAAGGATGGTGTTTTTGTAATGGCAATCAGGCTGATCGTGAAAGAACCGGATGAAGTATTACACAAGAAAGCTAAGACCGTAACAACCGTAACCCCGAATGTGCAAAAACTGCTCGACGATATGGCGGATACGATGTATGACGCGGAAGGTGTTGGTCTCGCAGCTCCGCAGGTTGGAATTCTAAAGCGTCTAATCGTAATCGATGCCGATGAAGAGCATGGATTGATCAAGCTGATTAACCCTGAGATTATCAGCATGGACGGGGAGCAGTTCGGACCTGAAGGCTGCCTGAGTATCCCCGGCCTGAACGGCGATGTACGCCGTGCAGAGACAGTAACCGTACGCGGTCTGGACCGTGAAGGCAACGAAATTACAATTACCGGAAGCGGATTGCTTGCACGGGCTTTTCAGCATGAAATCGATCACCTGAACGGTGTGCTGTTCACGGATATCGCCGAGAAGGTATATGAGTATACAGCAGAACGCAGTGAAACTGAGGAGTGAATGAAATGAAGATAGTGTTCATGGGAACGCCGGCTTTTGCGGTACCCTCCCTGCGGATGCTGCTGGAGGAGGGCTATGAGGTAGTCGCAGTGGTTACCCAGCCGGACCGTCCGCAAGGACGCAAGAAGACGCTTGCCCCTTCACCTGTGAAAGAGGCTGCACTTGAACTGGGCTTGCCGGTTCTTCAGCCGGAACGGATGCGGCGCCCGGAGGCGGTAGCTGAACTGGCTGCCTATGAGCCGGATCTGATTGTTACAGCGGCTTACGGGCAGATTCTGCCGAAAAGTGTGCTGGAGCTGCCGAAGAACGGATGTGTGAATGTCCATGGCTCACTGCTGCCGAAATACCGCGGCGGCGCCCCGATCCAGCGCTGCATCATTAACGGTGAGAAGGTAACGGGTGTGACGCTGATGTATATGGCGGAAGGACTGGATACCGGAGATATGATCTCGCGGGTAGAGGTGCCGATTGAGGACGAGGATACCTCAGGCACCATGTTCGGGAAGCTGAGCATTGCCGGACGTGATTTACTGAAGGCGGAAATGCCGCGCCTCGCGGCTGGACGTGTAGAGGCGACGGTGCAGGATGACAGCGAAGCAACTTATGCGCCGAATCTAAGCCGCGAAGATGAACGGATCGACTGGACGGCCGGGTCACTGGCAACCTATAACCGTATCCGCGGGCTGGTACCATTCTCGGGTGCCTTCACCCTATGGAATGACGAGACCTTCAAGGTATGGGCGGCGGCGAAGCCGGATAACGGCAGTTCCACCGGCGGCAATGCTGCTCCGGGTACAGTGCTGTCTGTAAGCGAACGCGGGGTTGAAGTGAAGACCGGCGACGGGATTCTCCTGTTGACAACCGTACAGCCTGCCGGCAAAAAAGCGATGAGTGCGGCAGATTTCAGCCGCGGCGCAAGTCTTAAGCCCGGCACGGTGCTGGGTTGAGCGCGGGCGGCAAAGGCGGCGGACCGCGTAATCCTTCTGGCGGCAATACATCAGCGGCTTCCGGGAGCTCAGCTCCGGGTGGTCAAGCCAGAGGAGCAGGCAAGAAGAAGCCGGGCGGCAAACCGCCGGCGGCAGCTTCTGCACGCGAGGTTGCGCTTGATGTTCTTGTCCGCGTAGAGCAGCAGGGGGCCTACAGCAATCTGCTGCTCGGCAGCAGCCTGCAGAAGGGCGCTCTCAGCCGTGAAGATACCGGACTGGCTACGGAGCTGGTGTATGGCACGATCTCACGGATGATTACTCTGGATTATGTTCTGGAGGGTTTTGTGAGCAAGGGAGTAGCTAAGCTTCAGCCTTGGGTGCGTAATTTGCTGCGTCTGAGCCTGTACCAGATTATGTATCTGGACCGGGTTCCTTCGCATGCAGCCGTTAATGAGGCTGTGAATATAGCCAAGAAACGCGGCCATCAGGGTATTTCCGGCATGGTTAACGGCGTGCTTCGAAGCGTGCTGCGGGCCGGGGAACTACCGGTGTTGCCGGAGGGGCTCAGCAGGGAAGAGCGGATCTCTATTGTTCATTCCCATCCGCTCTGGATGGTGCAGCGCTGGTCTGCGGAATATGGCACAGACACGGCGGAGGCCATGTGTGCTGCGAATAACGAAGCGCCTGCGGTCAGCGTCCGCGTCAATACAACTATGATCAGCCGTGAGGCGCTGCTGGCCGAGATGCTCGAAGCGGGTCTTGAGGCCTCTGAATCGAAGGTTAGCCCCTTCGGGGTGATTGTTAAGGGCGGCGGCAATATGGCTCTGACTTCCTGGTACAGGGACGGGTATCTCTCAGTGCAGGATGAAAGCTCCATGCTGGTGGCTGAGGTTGTAGCTCCTGAAGCAGGAATGAAGGTGCTGGACTGCTGCGCCGCTCCCGGAGGCAAAAGCGCGCATATGGGCGAGTTGATGAAGGACGAAGGAGCTATACTGGCCAATGATCTGCATGAGCATAAGGCGAAGCTTATCGCAGATCAGGCGGCCCGTCTGGGTCTGGAATGCATCGCCACCTTAAGCGGCGACGCACTGCAGTTGGGTGCCGTTCTTCAGCCGGAATCCTTCGACCGGATTCTGCTGGATGCCCCTTGCTCGGGGCTTGGAGTGATCCGGCGCAAGCCGGATCTGAAGTGGCGGAAGCAGCCCGGAGATGTGGACAGCGTAGCTGCGCTGCAGCATGAACTGCTGCAGTCGGTCGCCGGGCTCCTTAAGCCTGGCGGTGTATTGGTCTACAGCACCTGCACTACCGAGCAGGTGGAGAACGGCCGGATTATCGGGGAGTTCCTGGAGCATAATCCCGGGTTCGCTCCGGTCAGCTTCAAGACCGCCGTCTGGGGACGGCTTGAGGGAACCGCAATTGCCGCAGGCGATGGAATACAGCTGCTTCCCCATCATTTTGGAAGCGACGGATTCTATATTGCCCGGCTGGAGCGACTCTCGTAATATAGTGATTTCTGCATGGAATTACAGCTTCCCGCCCCGCAGAGGTTTTGCGCGGCGGGCTTTTCTTTTACCGGCTCTGGAATTTGTGTTAAAATAGGAAGAATGAGAAATAATACGCATATAATTTACGAAAGAACAGGTGCTAATAACAATGAAACCTTTAATATATGATTTTTCTTTAGAAGAGTTGCAGCAGTGGGCCAAGGATAACGGAGAGCCGGCTTTTCGCGGCGGACAGATTTTTGACTGGCTGTATGTGAAGCGGGTCAATGAATTTGAATCCATGAGCAATCTCTCCAAGGCACTGCGCGGCAAGCTGGTGGAACAATTCAGTATTTCGGCACT
This window contains:
- the def gene encoding peptide deformylase; translation: MAIRLIVKEPDEVLHKKAKTVTTVTPNVQKLLDDMADTMYDAEGVGLAAPQVGILKRLIVIDADEEHGLIKLINPEIISMDGEQFGPEGCLSIPGLNGDVRRAETVTVRGLDREGNEITITGSGLLARAFQHEIDHLNGVLFTDIAEKVYEYTAERSETEE
- the remA gene encoding extracellular matrix/biofilm regulator RemA, which translates into the protein MAIKLINIGFGNIVSANRIISIVSPESAPIKRIIQEARDRHMLIDATYGRRTRAVIITDSDHVILSAVQPETVAHRLSSKDDDNDE
- the priA gene encoding primosomal protein N', giving the protein MDIAKVIVDVPVRSTDRPFDYLIPDSLKLWIEVGSRVAVPFGPRTVQGFVVSLESGETGSVSRMKPIVEVLDLLPPLSPELVELGDWISQRYACRRISALQAMLPTALKGKAERLISLGDTEAAAYTPGDELFPLFLEADNEEQEITDFVRRHGEVSMKLLTRTFPEAAETVKFMVRRGVLAESQSIKDKMGKKKLKAVDLAIGLSAARESLSGFPARSARQKEILSFLIDMEATLPMPLKDVLSVLQVTAGTVKALEDKGYIEISEIEVYRDPYQGRDFKPSTPLPLTAEQEVVYKRIVGTVEQQTHEVFLLHGVTGSGKTEIYLQCIQRCVEQGRQAVVLVPEIALTPQMVERFKGRFGSGVAVMHSRLSVGERYDEWRKIREGKAMVAVGARSAVFAPFANLGLIIMDEEHEGSYKQEENPKYHARDVAVRRAQQGGAVVILGSATPSLESYHAARSQSDIHFSPILLEMPSRALGNELPKVAVVDMRDELKEGNRSMFSRRLHAALVSRLERGEQTVLLLNRRGFSTFVMCRSCGYVAGCPECDISLTYHSRSDNLRCHYCGHAEPAPKLCPECGSEHIRFFGTGTQRVEEELGKLFPGIRVIRMDVDTTTEKGSHEKLLNQFRDKKADVLLGTQMVAKGLDFPDVTLVGVITADSALNLPDFRAAEKTFQLLTQVAGRAGRHQLPGEVVVQSYTPEHYSIIHASGHDYRSFVRDELKHRKELHYPPYCRLILVTLSHEQLPLLLKLAENYALNIQGKARQLRWYGSLDKLSSDALDLLGPVASPLPRLKGRYRFQCIIKWRGAIDAIGLARQVAEELEDSVRDKGLQISIDVDPQMLM
- the rsmB gene encoding 16S rRNA (cytosine(967)-C(5))-methyltransferase RsmB, with the translated sequence MSAGGKGGGPRNPSGGNTSAASGSSAPGGQARGAGKKKPGGKPPAAASAREVALDVLVRVEQQGAYSNLLLGSSLQKGALSREDTGLATELVYGTISRMITLDYVLEGFVSKGVAKLQPWVRNLLRLSLYQIMYLDRVPSHAAVNEAVNIAKKRGHQGISGMVNGVLRSVLRAGELPVLPEGLSREERISIVHSHPLWMVQRWSAEYGTDTAEAMCAANNEAPAVSVRVNTTMISREALLAEMLEAGLEASESKVSPFGVIVKGGGNMALTSWYRDGYLSVQDESSMLVAEVVAPEAGMKVLDCCAAPGGKSAHMGELMKDEGAILANDLHEHKAKLIADQAARLGLECIATLSGDALQLGAVLQPESFDRILLDAPCSGLGVIRRKPDLKWRKQPGDVDSVAALQHELLQSVAGLLKPGGVLVYSTCTTEQVENGRIIGEFLEHNPGFAPVSFKTAVWGRLEGTAIAAGDGIQLLPHHFGSDGFYIARLERLS
- the coaBC gene encoding bifunctional phosphopantothenoylcysteine decarboxylase/phosphopantothenate--cysteine ligase CoaBC, with translation MKSLQGKSIILGITGGIAAYKAAALTSKLTQQGAEVHVIMTASAKQFITELTLQSLSKQRVYSDTFQERDPSSISHIDLADSADLVLIAPATANIIAKMAHGLADDMLSTTLLAATAPVMVAPAMNVHMYQHPAVLSNIDTLYNRGVHFIEPGEGLLACGYVGKGRMEEPEAIVKVVENFFALQNDKKSGPLAGKKVVVTAGGTVERIDPVRYISNDSSGKMGFALARAARAMGAEVTLIAARTDEAPPRDADIRLVRVESAQDMYEAVTERWADCDILIKAAAVADYRPRHSAESKIKKSGDTMTLELVKTTDILESLGKMKDKQFLIGFAAETGNAEYYAKDKLVRKNLDLIVANDVAVEGAGFGTDTNIVSVYDADGLVLDLPLASKDEVARRVLQLAAERVAGALL
- the rpoZ gene encoding DNA-directed RNA polymerase subunit omega, with amino-acid sequence MLYPSIDELVTKVDSKYSLVVASARRARALREGGKTDIKNPRSHKYVGVALEEIYEDRIIVTRGDEE
- the fmt gene encoding methionyl-tRNA formyltransferase; its protein translation is MKIVFMGTPAFAVPSLRMLLEEGYEVVAVVTQPDRPQGRKKTLAPSPVKEAALELGLPVLQPERMRRPEAVAELAAYEPDLIVTAAYGQILPKSVLELPKNGCVNVHGSLLPKYRGGAPIQRCIINGEKVTGVTLMYMAEGLDTGDMISRVEVPIEDEDTSGTMFGKLSIAGRDLLKAEMPRLAAGRVEATVQDDSEATYAPNLSREDERIDWTAGSLATYNRIRGLVPFSGAFTLWNDETFKVWAAAKPDNGSSTGGNAAPGTVLSVSERGVEVKTGDGILLLTTVQPAGKKAMSAADFSRGASLKPGTVLG
- the gmk gene encoding guanylate kinase, with the translated sequence MSKGLLIILSGPSGVGKGTVCTALRPKMPELVYSVSATTRSPRAGEENGVNYFFKSREQFADMIEGDQLLEYAEYVGNYYGTPRDFVERTLESGRDIILEIEVQGALKVKDKFPEGIFVFLLPPSMDELKDRIRGRGTEHPDVINHRMSVAEDEIGLIRHYDYAVVNDEIDLACKRIESIIIAEHCKVR
- a CDS encoding YicC/YloC family endoribonuclease; amino-acid sequence: MSFSMTGYGQSSLQFGGHKISFEVKSVNNRYCEVVLRMPRDWTGYEDMVRRLVQAHIKRGRVDVIINRELTEGAADAHALNRTLVKSYLDAAGALRQEYGFQGELTLRDILSMPGVMEFNEEIPTTAADPTEEVAELLEKGLRLSLEALLEMRAREGGYLAADLSRRLDRLEKLHAGITGLAPLVVHEYREKLRQRLSGLNDGNFPWDEHKFGMDIAIFADRCSIDEELTRLYSHFGQCRALLLGSEPAGRKLDFLIQEMNRETNTIGSKCNHLDIVNLTLDMKAELEKIREQAANLE